The genomic DNA CTTCCTCCGCCGTTTATGGCAGTAAATTCCTGCTCGGAAATCAATCCTGCTGTGACTCTGTCTCCGGCCATAATAAAATTGTTAAGTGCAGAGACAATGTACGGGCTGTGCGTGGTTATAAAGAAACTGGTCTCCAATTTTGAATAAAATTGCGAGAGAATAGAGACGATGTGTCCTTGGGATGTTGGAAAAAGATGAGCCTCTGGCTCCTCGATAAAACACATGTTGCCATGTTCTGACGCTCTCAGTATGGGCCAAACGCATAGTGTCAAAAGCATAGGCAAGGCTTCTTGTTGGCCTGACGACGCATTGGCCAAATTTATACGCCGCCCTTTATTTACAATCCAATCCTGCTCGTCGTGGAATTCATAATCCCCGGATATGATTGCCTCAACCGCTCTGTATGTCTCATCTAAGAGTTCTTTTTGCTTTTTCCGTTCACCTAAATATGCGTCCTTGTACCAACGTTTGGATGATTCGTACAGGCTGCCAAATTCCTTCAGATAAGGATCTATATCCAGATTGGACGCAAGGAATGTGAAGATATTTTTCTGTAGGTTGGCAAAGAAAGAGCGAGTCGCGGGGATGAATATTGGCGACCCGAATATTTTTCCGTATGCCCCATCTCGCAGCGGCTCAACAACGCAGTCGTAAAAAACTTGATTCTCAATAAAGCTTGTTCGCCTTCCGGGACGCTCTTCAGCTCTTGCTTCGGCGAGTTTTCTCGCAAAGGTCTTCTTCTTGCTGTTGTATATCTTAACTATTTGGTCTGAATAGGAAATGGAGAGGCTTGTTTTGCCACTTGAGTTCTTTCGACCAGATATTTTTATGGAAATATCATTTAATTCGTAGATGATGGAGAAAGATGCTCCGTCCCACGTGTATCGAGGAAATCGCTTTTCGAATAAATCTAGTAATGCTTTGTCCGTTTCGCGCTTGCCTCTGTCCTTACGGATGCCCTCATAAAATTCAGTGCTGAATGTTCTAAAAAAATGCAGCAGTTTTGCGATAAGGCTTTTTCCATTCGCTTGTGGACCAATAATTACATTTATTCTTTTGACTTCTATATTTGCTTTTTTTATGGTCAAAAAATTGGAAATAATAATTCTTTCCGTCATGAGCGTTAAATATTCCAATATTTTGCAATGAGAGTGGGGGAGAACTCATGTCTTGAGGGTATTAGGGTTAATTTTTTTACGCTTCGCTATTGCCCGCATTTCCCTTAAATTTCCGTTAATGGAATTGACTAATGATTGATCGTCACCAACAAGTTCTTACCTGGATTTTCCGAAAAATACATGCTGCCGTGTGTATTGCAGAAAAGTAGGTCATGTACACTTTGCCTGAACTTAGCTGACGCGCTTATCCGACGCGACTTGAAGTGTTTTCAGAGGTTTGTGCATTCGATTGTCTAATCGGACAATTATCGCAGATACAATTTTTAACGCAATACGTCGTGGCTGCATGATGACTTTGCCATCGCCAGCAGAGCTTGCACTTATAGCCAGAAATATGCCCTTGTTCTGCTAGCGAATCCCGAACGTCGCTGTTGCAATGTCAACAGCCATGCGCATTAGTAATAAGAGAGTTGAGATCCCCCCACAATCTCGCTGTTGGATGCATTGCCTGGAATGAAAATGTCTCGCCGCCGACAGATGAAATAAGGGTTGCCGTATACTCCATTATTACCGCCACCAACGGTACCCCGGTGTGGAAGCCGGAAAATTCGTCGATGCCGACCTCATAGGGTCAGCAAGCCTCCGCACGCCCAATGGGCGGGCCTTGGCAGGGGTGCGCTAGCCGCACGCCGGTTCCGACGATCCGGTCTTCCAACCTTGTCCTGTGCCCGCCCGCCCCATTTGGAAGTGGGGCAGCGGGATTTCCACATCGTCGGAGGAAGTCCATGCAATCCCACCCCCTCACCCAAAACCCCTGGCTGGTCGACACCGACCCCGAGCACGGCCCGGTCCCCCTCTCCCACCTCTACAACATCGAACGCGCCCGCTACGCCATCCAGACCATCGCCCGCCTGGTCGGCAACAGCGCCTCGGAACCCGCCGCCACCGGCAGCCAGCCGCTGGACGCATGGACGGTATCCGCGTTGATGGGCGGCGTGGAGGGCCTGTGCGATCACCTCGGCACCCTGACCGACGCCATGCTGGAATCGGCCCGCGCCTACGCCGATGACGCCGCGTTCGACGCCGCCACGCATACCGCGCCGCGCTCGATCCAGTAACCCGAAAAAGACCAACGGCCTGCCGCGCAACGCGTCAGGCCAGTTCCAGGCCACCAAGCGTCAGGCCGTCCCATCCCCAAGCATCAGGCCACCCTCATGCCGCCCGCCGGAACGCCCGTCGATACCCCATCGGGCTCGTCCCGACGATCCCCGTGAAATGCTCCCGCAGCGACACCGCCGACCCAAACCCCACCTCCATCGCTACCCGCTCCACCGGCAGGTCCGTCGTCTCCAGCATCCCGCGCGCACGATTCACCCTCGCCTGGATCACCCATTGCAGCGGACTCACCCCCAGCAGTTCCTGAAACCGCCGGTTCAAGGTGCGTACGCTGACCGCGGCCTGGGCGGCCAGCGCGGCGACGGTCAGGTTCTCGGCCAGCCGGTGTTCGATCCAGTGCAGCAGCGGCGTCAGGTCGGTGTGCGAGGCCGGTGTGGGTCGGACGATGAATTGCGCCTGGCCGCCGGCGCGTTCCAGCGGCACGACGGCCAGGCGGGCGCTGTTGGCGGCGACGGCGGCGCCGTGGTCGCGCTTGATCATGTGCAGGCACAGGTCCATGCCGGCGGCGGCGCCGGCGGAGGTCAGGATTTGGCCGTTGTCGACGAACAGGACGTTGGGGTTGACGTCGATGGCGGGGTAGCGGCGCGCCAGCAGGGCGGCGGCTTTCCAGTGGGTGGTGGCCTTGAGGCCGTCGAGGATGCCGCTGGCGGCCAGGACGAAGGCGCCGGTGCAGATGGAGGCGATGCGGGCGCCCCGGGCGTGGGCGTGGCGGACCACATCAAGGATGTCGTCCGGGACGCTGTCGGCCGGGTCGGCCAGGCCGGGGATGACGAGGGTGTCGGCGCCGCGCGCGGCGTCCAGGCGGTGGCGGATGTGCAGGTCGTAGGCGTGGGTGCGGACGCGGGGTTTGCGGGCGTGGACCTGCACGGCGTAGGGGCGGCGGCCGTCGAGGGTTTCGGCGAGCTGGAAGATCTCGCAGGGGATGGACAGGTCGCCCGCGACGAGGCCGTCGAAGGCGAGCACGGCGACGCGGTGCGGGGTGGGCGGGGGCATGGGGCAAGGGCTTTGGGACGGGTCGGGCGGACGGCGGCGCACGGTTGGCGGATTTCTTTCGAAGATTGGCATTTTGGCCAATGGCTGGCGATTGCGCCAGCCCGGACAATGCCGCTCATCCTGTTGCGAGACGCTGCCATGCCCCCGAAAGACGCCGATGCTTCGACCCCTGCTCTCTTCAAGTGGGCGGCCATGCTGGAAGGCGTGACGCTGTTGGCGTTGCTGGGCGTGGCGGTGCCGTTGAAGCACCTGGCCGGGATGCCGCAAGGGGTCTCGTGGGTTGGGCCGGTGCATGGGGTGGCGTTCATGGTCTATATCGCGCTGGCGTGCAATGTGGCGTCGGCGCAGGGCTGGCCGCGCCAGCGGCTGGTGTGGACGTTGGTGGCGACGCTGGTGCCGTTTGGCGGCTTCGTGATCGCGCGTTCGCTGCGCCGCGCGCGGGAGGCGTGAGCGATGGCGTATCTGCTGATCAAGTCGCTGCACCTGGCGCTGGTGCTGTTCTGGGTGGCGGGGATGGTGGTGCAGGCGTTCATGCTGGCCGCGGCCGACAAGCTGCCGGGGCCGGCCTTGCCGCAGGAGCTGGCGCGCCTGCGGCTGCTGCGCAAGTGGGAACGGCTGCTGACCACGCCGGCGATGGTGGGCGCGTTGGCCAGCGGGGTGTATCTGGCGACGAGCGCGGGCTGGTTTGGCAGCGGGTGGCTGTCGGTGAAGCTGGCGTTGGTGCTGTTGCTGGCGGCGGTGCACGGGATGCAGGCGGGACGGCTGCGGCGGCTGGCGGAGGCGGCGGGTGACGGCACCGAGGCGGGCCGTGCGCGGTTGATGCCGGTGGTGCTGGCCGCGCCGGTGCTGATCATTCTGCTGGTGGTGATGAAGCCGTTCTAAGGGCAGTCGTGTAAGTGCACGGCACGCCGCGCAGGCACAAAGCCGCGTCATTCGCTTCGTCCGAAACCCACGCTCGGCACACGCATGGACGACATGAAGCCCGTCAAAATGGGCTTCAGTCGATCCCCAGACGCGATACGCGTGCGTTGCCATGAATGCCCTGTTTGTCGAGCTGCCCGAATTCTCTCGCCATCGCGAGGAATTCCTGGCCGACGACGAATTCCGCGCGCTGCAATGCCTGATGTTGAAACTGCCCGAGGCCGGCGTCGTCATCGAAGGCACCGGCGGACTGCGCAAGCTGCGTTACGTCGACCCGCAGCGCAGCCGGGGCAAGCGTAGCGGCTTGCGAGTCATCTATTACTGGTGCGACGCCGAGCAGCAATTCTGGCTGTTCCGGTTGTATGGCAAACAGGATGTGAACGACAGCAATTCCGCCATCCGCAAGATGTTCGCCAAGGTGCTGGCGCAGGCGCTGGCGGCGCCGAGAGGCGCGCCAGCGGCCATCACGCGCAGGGTGCCGAAGGTGCCGACGCATTACCGGGCGCCGAAGCATTCGGTGAAGGCCAGGACTGAATAAGCCGTCGGTCTGATTTGCCACGGGTCTGCGTCAAACGCCCTGCACAAACGCCAGCGTATATCCGTTGCCATCCACCAGCCCGAACTCATGGGAGCCATAGGCCATGCGTTGCAACGGCCAGGCGATGGGTGTCTTGTCCTTGACCTGCCGGTAGAACGCTTCGACATCGGGAAGCGAGAAATACAGGGTGCCGCTGAATCCTGGCGCCCGCTTCCACAGATCGAGCGTGGTGAAGATCAGCCGCCCCCCGTGTTGCTCCACCGTGAGCGTGCCTTCGGCGGAGTCGGTGACGGTGAAGCCAAGCACAGACCCGTAAAAGTCGCGGGTTGCGGCGAGATCGGTGGTGTGCAGCAAGGCGGAAAGCGGCATGGATATGTCCTGCACGATGTGGGGCCACACGATTCTTTCATGGATCGCCCGATCACGTTTTATCCTTCGGGTTATCAACCTGGAATTCATCGCCGTTTCCCGAGCCGCAGAGCCGATCCCATGTCAACCCGCGACCGCCTAAAAACCTGGGCCCGGCGCATCAAGCGCGACGGCCTGACCCTCTGGTTCGCCGGCAAGCATCCCCGCACGCCCTGGCACGCCAAGGCGCTGGGCGTGTTCGTGGTGGCCTACGCCCTCAGTCCCATCGACCTGATTCCCGACTTCATCCCGGTGCTGGGTTATCTGGATGACGTGCTGTTGCTGCCGGGCCTGATCTGGCTGGCCATCAAGTTGTTGCCGCCAGAGGTGCTGCGGGAATGCCGCAACCAGGCGGACGCGTGGATCCAGGCCAAGCGCGAAAAGCCGCGCAGCCGGGTGGGTGCGGTGGTGATCGTGGCGTTGTGGGTGGCGGTGGTGCTGGCGGTCGGCTACTGGCTATGGCGCTGACGCGGCGCGCGGTTCAATCTTCCAGAAATCCCAGCGTGCGCAACTCCGCGATCGCGCCCAGCTCCTCGTCGCGCCGTTTCTTGGGCGCGCCCAGCGATGCGGCCAGCAGCATGGCAGGCTTGTCGGATTCGTCGAAGCCGCGCAGCACGCTGTCGGCAACGGGAAAGGCCTTGGCGAAGCTCGCATCCAGCGCCTGTTGGCCACGGTAGCGCCCGCGCTTGTCCAGGATCACCTGCGTTTGCGGATCGCGCCGGATCAGGTGCAGCGGCACGCCTTCGCAACGCAGCCCCAACAACCTGGCTTCGCTGATGTCCAGCGCCCAATCGGTCTCGGCATAGAACGCGGCGCGGGCGGTCTCGAATTGCTGGAGCCGGTCCGCATCCGTGCAGAACGCTTCGGGCGTCAGGTTGAGATTGAGCTTGCCGATCTTGCCCTTGAGAGTGACGCGGCGAAAGAGCGAGGCCCACACCAGCAGGATGGGATTCGTGGACAGGTCTTCGACCACCACGTCCTCGAACACGCACGGCTTGATCTCTGAATTCACGACGCGGCATTGCGACAGCGTCACGTTCCGCACGCGCGACATGCGTTGCGGATACTTGACCATCGACAGGCCGCAGTTGTCGAAGGCGCAGTCGTGCAGATGCAGGTCGTGGAAATTCCCGTTGCCCTTGTCCAGGGCCATGCGGAATTGCTGGCTTTCGATTTTTTGCATGCAGCGCGTGCGTCAGTTGCGGCTGGCGGTGGCCAGGCGCAGCGCCAGCGCCAGGAACACAGAGCCCAGCACGTATTGCGGCCAGCGCGACACGCGCTGCCGTCCCGCCCAGCGCCGGCTGAGCTGGTGCGCGGCCAGGATGACGGCGCCGTTGATGAACAGGCCGATGACGTTGAGGATGGTGGCCAGCACCAGGATCTGCAGGGCCACCGAGCCGTCCTGCGGGCGCACGAACTGCGGGAACAGGGCCAGCACGAACAAGGCCATCTTGGGGTTGAGCAGGTTGGTCAGCAGGCCTTGCAGGAAGACTTCGCGCACGGGCGAGCGGGCCCGGCCCGCATCGGGCATGTGCGACACCGGTCGCGAGCGGAAGGTGCGCACGGCCAGGTACAGCAGGTAGAGCGCGCCGGCGAAGCGGACCACGTCGTAGGCCATGGGCACCGCCACGAACAGCTGCGACAGGCCGAAGGCCGCGAGCAGCGCGTGGCAGTAGGTGCCGGCCTGGATGCCGGCCAGCGAGGCGAAGCCGGCGGCCCTGCCCTGGGCGGCGCTGCGCGAGGCGATCAGCAGCATGTCGGGGCCGGGCGTCATGGCCAGGGCGACGCAGGCGCCGCCAAAGAGCACGAGGGTGGCGGGGTCGAGCATGGCGAGTCCTTGGGGCGGCCGGTGGCGGTCGATTATTGGGCCGGCACGGGCAGGCTGCAACCGGTGTAGAACGCCTGGCAACTGGCGCCGGTGTCCTTTTCGCAGGTTTCCAGCGCACGCATGCGGGCCAGTTCTTCGCCGGCGGCGGTGACGGAATTGACCAGCACGCCGCTGCCCTTGGGCGACGGGCCGTAGGCGACCGCCACGCACTGGTCGTGGTAGGTGGTGTTGATGACGCAGCGGGCGCCGCCCTTGGTGGCGCATTGGGCCAGCGCGTCTTTTTCCGCGCGGGCCTTGCTGGCGCGGTCGGCCGAGATGCCGATCGAACCCGACAGCGCGTCATAGGCCACGGCGCCCCAACGCTGGGCGTCGCGCGACGAGGCGGTGGACGCGCCGCCCGCGGCAGGCGCGATCTCCACGGGGATCGGCACGCATTGCTGGCCGGGCGTGCCGACGCTGGGCGCGTAGCCGTCGGGGCAGCCTTGTTCGGCTTGCGCCACGGCGGCGTGGGAAAAGTTCAGGGCGATGGCAAGGGAGGCAATGATCAGGGTACGCATGGGTCAACTCATTCGTTCGATAGACCGCCCAGCAAGGACAGGGCCTCGTCCAGGGACAGCACTGTGGTGCGCGACTCGAAGGCGGTCGCGAACAGGTGGTCGTGCACGACCGGGTCGGGGTCGTAGCAACAGTCCTTGACGGTCAAAAGGCGGTAGTCGGCGTCGCTGGCGTGGGCGATGGAAGACAGCATGACGCCGGTGGAGGCAACGCCGACCATGATCAGGGTGTCGATGCCCTGGGCCGACAGCCGCGGTTGCAGGTCGGTGCCGAAGAACACGCTGGCGCGATGGGCGAGGATGATGGGTTCGTCATCGCGCCGGCCGAGTTCGGGCGAGACGCGGTCATGCACGAAGCGGCCCAGCTGGCGGATGCCCTGCCCGTTCTTGTTGAGCGGGCTGACTTCCGGGTAGCCAGGGCTGAAATGGATCTTGGCGAAGTAGACGCTCACACCGGCGCGGCGCGCGGCATCGCACAGTTGCCGCGTGTTGGCCAGCAGCGTGGGGGCGACCGACGGGAACAGGTCCATGATGTCGGTCTGGTAGTGCATGACCAGCAAGGCGGTGCGCGCGGGGGTGATGGCCGGGGGCGGGGAGGTCATGGTCGCTCCGTGAAGACGTTCTTCATGACCAGTCAGTTTAGCGGCAGTCGCGGGACGGGGCACGGGCCGGGTTGCCGGACGTCGCGCCCCGGTTTTTTCGGGTTCGCCGCGTTGTCGTCTACTTTTCGGCGTACTTCCTGCCGGCTTCGTCGTAGACGTAGCTGACGGCGTCGGCCGGACCCAGTTTGCGGGTCTTGCCCGGGCCGGAGATCTCGGTGCCGCTGGGGGTGACGGTCAGGCGCGGCATGTCGCTGCCGTTCTGCGCGGTGAAAGTCAGCTTGCCGGTCTTGGCGACGCAGGGCATGACATCGCCGTCGGCGCAGGCGGCGCTGTTGTCGTCGCCGGTGAGGATGCTGCCGACGTAGGTCCAGACCTTGTCCTTGAGCTCGTCGCGCGGGCCGGGGTTGAAGACGAACAGGGCGTAGCCTTCGAAGCTGGTGCCGTTGTCAAAGCCCTGGGTCGGCACGGCCAGCAGCAGCTTGCCCTCCGGGGTGCGGTAGTCGAGCGGCTTGCGGCCGGTGTCGACGGCTTCGGCCCGTTCGTAGGCGCCGAACATGCCGATGGTGTGCTCCATGCCGCGGAACTTCCAGGGGCGCTCGGCGGTGGAGCCGGTCAGCGTGAAGGTGGCTTCGGCCAGGTTGACCTGGGTTTCGGGGCCGGCTTCGTCTTCGCCGGGCTTGCCGTATTTTTCGCGGGTGTCCCAGGTGAAGCCGGTGAAGTATTGCGTGCCGCCCAGTTCGAAGGCGTGGCCGAACCAGTAGGTGGCGACGCTGCCGTTGGCGACTTCGTACGAATCGGCGCCCTTGCCGTCGATCTGGTAGATGGCGTACATCACCGTGGGGGCGTCGGGCGGAGCGACCTTGGCGGCGGCCGGTTGCGTGTCCTGGACGGCGTCCAGGCGCGGCTTGGACGCGGGTTCGGCCGCGCTGGCGGGGTTGAACAGGGTGGCCAGGGCGACGGCGCACAGGCCGGCGACGGTGGCGCGCAGCGGCGGACGGCGCGGGAACGGGCGGGTTTGCAGACGCGTATTCATGTCGGACTTGTTCTCGTCGGTCTTCGATAAGCGCACCGAGGCGCATTGTGCGGCGCCATCTTAGAGGGTAGATGGGGCGGGCGTCGGACAGTGGTTTGCCAATTGTGTCCGACTGCAAGTGGTGGCGTGCTCAGGGGCGGTCGGGATGCGCCATGCGTTCGAGCTTCTGCACGTCCAGCCCCATGCGCCGGCCCGAGGCCAGCAGGTGCGCGGCGGCGGCCTGGCGGGCGGCGTCGGGGTCCTTGGCCTGGATGGCGTCGAACAGGCGCAGGTGTTCCTGCTGCGCGGGGCGCGGCCCGCCGGCCAGCCGGGCCGAATTCTGCCAGCCCATTTCGCGCGCTTTGAGAAGCTGGCCTTCGATGAAGCCGCTGAAGGCCACCAGGTAGGCGTTCTGGGTCGAGCCGGCGATGGCGGCGTGGAAGTCGACGTCGGCCTTGGACGCGGCGGGATAGTCGCCTGCGTGCCGCTCCATGCGCTTGAGCGCATCGCGCATGCGTGCCAGGTCGGCGGTCTTGCGGCGCAGGGCGGCGGCTTCGGCGGCGGCGGTTTCCATCCAGAAGCGCAGTTCGAACAACTGCGCCAGGTCCTTGGCCGAGGTGTCGCCGCGCGGCAGGCGGAACACGCTGCCGGCGGGGTTGGCGGCGACGTAGGCGCCCACGCCCTTGGTGGTGACAAGGACGCCGTCGGCCTTCAGTTGCGAGACGGCTTCGCGGATGACCGGGCGGCTGCAGCCCAGCGTGCGCGCCAGTTCCTGTTCGGCCGGCAGGCGCGAGGCGGGCGCGAAGCGGCCTTCGGCGATCTCCTTGCGCAGGGCCGCGATGACCTGGTCCACCAGCGTCAGCGGACGCTCGATAACTTGCATGTCTGCTTCCTATCCAATGGCGAAGACAAAGGCTGCGCGATGCCGGCCGGCGCCGCCCCTGGCGCCATGATATCGCTTCGCCCAAAGCCCGGCGCAGGCCCGTTGCATGGCGGATTATGCCTTGCTATGCTGTCTTACAGCCTGACAGCTATCCGCCTTTCCCGCGCCCCGCCATGGCCGTATCCGCCGTGCGCCACGGACGCCGCCCAGGAGCCGTCCCGCATGCCGTCCTCCTCAGAAAGCACCCTGGCTTTGCCACAGATCGGCGACGGCCTGCCGGGCCGGCAAAGGCTCTGGGCGGTCTCCACGCTCATCCTGGGCAGCGCGATCGCCACGCTCGATACCTCCATCGCCAACACCGCCCTGCCGACCATCGCGGCGGATCTGCGCACCACGCCGGACGCTTCGATCTGGATCATCAATGCCTACCAGATCGCCATGGTGGCCACGCTGCTGCCGTTCGCCGCGCTGGGCGACATCGTCGGCCATCGCCGCGTCTATCTGTATGGCCTGCTGGTGTTCACGCTCGCGTCGCTGGCCTGTGGCGTGGCCGACTCGCTGGCGCTACTGACGGCGGCGCGCGTGCTGCAGGGCGTGGGCGCGTCGGGCATCCTGGGGGTCGGCACCGCGCTGATCCGGCTGACGTTTCCCAGCAGCCAGATCGGCCGCGCGCAGGGCATCAATGCCTTCACCGTGGCGGTGTTCTACGTGGTGGGGCCGTCGGTGGCGTCGGCGGTGCTGGCGGTCAGCACCTGGCACTGGCTGTTCCTGATCAACATTCCGCTGGGAGCCGTGGCAATGGCGATGGCGTGGCGCACGCTGCCGCGCAATCCGCCGCGCAAGGCGCCGCCGCGTTTCGACGGCGTGGCGGCGTTGCTGCTGGGCGCGACCTTCGCGCTGGCGGTGCTGGCGCTGGGCGATGCGGCCCATCATGCCGGCTGGACGCGCATCCTGCCCGAGGCCGCCGCCGCGGCGCTGTGCTGCGCCCTGCTGCTGCGCCGCCAGCGCGCGCATCCCGCGCCGATGCTGCCGGTCGACCTGTTCCGGCGGCCGCTGTTCGCGATGTCGGTGGCCACGTCGGTGCTGTCTTACGCGGCGCAGGGGCTGGCGCTGGTGGCGTTGCCGTTCCTGTTTCAGATGAGCCTGGGGCGTTCCGATGTGCAGACGGGCCTGCTGCTGACCGCCTGGCCGGTGGTGGTGGCGGTGGCCGCGCCGCTGGCGGGGTTTCTGTCGGAACGCCATTCGGTCGCGCTGCTGGGCGGCGGCGGGCTGCTGGTGCTGTGCGCCGGCATGGTGCTGGTGGCGCTGCTGCCGGCGCAGGCGTCGGATGCCGACATCATCTGGCGGCTGGCGGTGTGCGGGGCCGGCTTCGGTTTTTTCCAGTCGCCCAATCTCAAGGCCTTGACGACCAGCGCGCCGGCCGAACGCAGCGGCGCGGCCAGCGGCATCATTCCCACCGCCCGGCTGATCGGCCAGGCTTCGGGGGCGGCGCTGGTGGCGGCGTGTTTCACGCTGGTGGGTGCCGGGGGCGCGCAAGTGGCGCTGTGGATCGGCGCGCTGCTGGCCGGTGTCGCGTGTGTCGTGAGTTTTCTACGGATTCTTGCGCAGGAATGACGGCGCGCGGACGGCGCGGCAACGCGACTTGCGCATGCCTACGCAGCCAGGCGCCAGCTACGTGCTGATGCGCGAGCAGGATATCGCGGCGCGCCGCTTCGATCTGGCGCGCGTCACCTATCAATGCGACTGGCGTCTTGCCATTGAATTGTCGGCCGGGCGCGCTTGCTGCGGCGCGTCCGGCCCAGGCTCAATACGTCGCCTTCAGGTTCAGCATCACGCTGCGCGGCTCGCCGTAGTAGTTCGAGCCATACGCCGCCCACACGCGCTGGTAGTAGACCTTGTCGAACAGGTTGTTCACCGTCAGGGTCGCTTCCAGGTGCTTGTTGAAGCGGTAGCCGGCCTGCGCCGATACCGTGGTGTACGGGCGTTGTTCGAACTTCACCGGGCCGTTCAGGCGATACATGCTGCTGACGCTGCGCAATCCGGCGCCCAGCGACAACCCTTCCAGCGTGCCGGTGGCGAAGCTGTACTTGGTCCACAGGTTGAAGGTGTGGCGCGGCGTGATGAAGACGTATTGCTGCGACTTCTGGTCTTCCGTGCCTTTCAGCGTCTTGGTGGTGGTGTAGGCATAGCCGGCGGTGATGTCCCAGCCGGGCGCCGGACTGCCGCTGATCTCGGCCTCGAAGCCCTGGTTGCGCATCTTGCCCGCCGCCATCGAGAACAGCGGATTGTCCGGGTCCGTCATGGCGCGGTTCTCGTCTTCCATGCGGAACAGCGCCACGTGGCCGTTCAGGCGCTTGTCCAGGAATTCGCCCTTCAGGCCGATCTCGACCTGTTTGCCGGTGCGCGGATCCAGCAGCTGGCCGTTGGCGTCGGTGGTGGTCTGCGGCGTGAAGATGCTGGTGTAGCTGGCGTAGGCCGACAACTGCTCGTTCAGGTCCACCACCAGACCCAGGTACGGCGTGAACTTGCCGTTGATGTTGCTCTTGGTGTTGGTGAACTGGTTGAAGTAGGCGTTGCGGTTCTGCGTGCGGTTTTCCCACCAGGTCAGGCGGCTGCCGGCGATGACGGTGGCGGCGTCGGTGACGCGCAGGTTGGCGCGCGCGTACAGGCCGTATTGGTCGGTCTTGCTGTCGTTGCCGTTGGTGTATTCGTAGTCCGGCCTGGGGACGTTGTTGTCAGGGTGGAACAGGTTGATGTCAGCGTTGTCGCCGCCGCCGTAGCGGAAATTCTTGTGCACGTTGCGGTAGTCGGCGCCCACGGTCAGCTCGTGCTCGCGGCCGAAGGCCTGGAATGGCGTGGCGACGAAGGCGTCCAGGCCGTAGGTCTTCCAGTGGCTGCGGTATTTCCAGGTGACCAGGCAGGTGTCGCCGGTGACCGGATCGACCGCGCAGTCCGACCAGCCGAACTGGCGGCTGGGCTCGTCCTGTTCGCGGTAGACGCCGCTGACCTTGATGCGGCCGCCGTTGGACAGGCGGTGGTCGACGTCGGCGAAGTACTCGGTGATTTCTTCGGTGATGTGGTTCCAGCTGGGGTCCAGGTTGGTGGAGCGGCGCACGTCGAGCAGGCGCCCGTCGGTGTAGCCGGGCAGGCCAAAGAAAGGGCGGCCCTTGTATTGCTGATAGGTGGCGCCGGCGGTCAGCGTGGTATCGGGGGTGAGGTCGAAGCTGAGGGTGCCGTAGAACAGGGGCTTCCTGGTGTAGACGCCGTCGACGAACGAGCCGCGGTCGTCATAGGACGCCACGATGCGGCCGCGCAGGCGGCCGTCGCTGTCGAGCGGGCCGGTCAGGTCGGCCTCGGTGTAGTAGCGGTCCCACGAGCCGGTCATGACCTGGCCGCTGAAACCGAATTCCTTTTGCGCGCGCTTGCGCACCAGGTTGACGGTGCCGCCGGGATCGCCCGCGCCCTGATACAGGCCCGATGGGCCGCGCAGCACCTCGATGCGGTCGTAGATGGCCAGGCCGAAGCCGGCGCTCAGGTCGTTGCCGGTGCTGGCCGGCGTGTTCACGCCATCGACCTGGATGGTGTCGAGCGCGTAGCCGCGCGAATAGAAATTGCCGTGGTTGCCGCCGATGCTGCCGGCTTCCACCGTGATGCCGGTGACGGTGCGCATGGCGTCGTCCAGGTTCACCAGGTTCTGGTCGTCGAGCAACTGGCGCGTCACCACCGAGACCGATTGCGGGATCTGGCGCAGGCTTTGCGCGTTCTTGCCCAGGGTGACGGCAGCGGGGGTGTAGGAACCGGTGCCCTCGGTGGTGGCGAGGTCGCGGCCGGTAACCGTGACGGGCGCGAGCGTGGTGGCGTCGCTGGCGGACGCGCCGGCGGGCGAGCGCACCATGAAGCCGTTGCC from Achromobacter xylosoxidans includes the following:
- a CDS encoding YkvA family protein, with the translated sequence MSTRDRLKTWARRIKRDGLTLWFAGKHPRTPWHAKALGVFVVAYALSPIDLIPDFIPVLGYLDDVLLLPGLIWLAIKLLPPEVLRECRNQADAWIQAKREKPRSRVGAVVIVALWVAVVLAVGYWLWR
- a CDS encoding CopD family protein — translated: MAYLLIKSLHLALVLFWVAGMVVQAFMLAAADKLPGPALPQELARLRLLRKWERLLTTPAMVGALASGVYLATSAGWFGSGWLSVKLALVLLLAAVHGMQAGRLRRLAEAAGDGTEAGRARLMPVVLAAPVLIILLVVMKPF
- a CDS encoding VOC family protein, which translates into the protein MPLSALLHTTDLAATRDFYGSVLGFTVTDSAEGTLTVEQHGGRLIFTTLDLWKRAPGFSGTLYFSLPDVEAFYRQVKDKTPIAWPLQRMAYGSHEFGLVDGNGYTLAFVQGV
- a CDS encoding AAA family ATPase is translated as MTERIIISNFLTIKKANIEVKRINVIIGPQANGKSLIAKLLHFFRTFSTEFYEGIRKDRGKRETDKALLDLFEKRFPRYTWDGASFSIIYELNDISIKISGRKNSSGKTSLSISYSDQIVKIYNSKKKTFARKLAEARAEERPGRRTSFIENQVFYDCVVEPLRDGAYGKIFGSPIFIPATRSFFANLQKNIFTFLASNLDIDPYLKEFGSLYESSKRWYKDAYLGERKKQKELLDETYRAVEAIISGDYEFHDEQDWIVNKGRRINLANASSGQQEALPMLLTLCVWPILRASEHGNMCFIEEPEAHLFPTSQGHIVSILSQFYSKLETSFFITTHSPYIVSALNNFIMAGDRVTAGLISEQEFTAINGGGRSIQFEHVSAYTMSNGEAHSISDTEYRLIGAEMLDGISEHFESVMNKMLEIGGGNGV
- a CDS encoding DUF4189 domain-containing protein; protein product: MRTLIIASLAIALNFSHAAVAQAEQGCPDGYAPSVGTPGQQCVPIPVEIAPAAGGASTASSRDAQRWGAVAYDALSGSIGISADRASKARAEKDALAQCATKGGARCVINTTYHDQCVAVAYGPSPKGSGVLVNSVTAAGEELARMRALETCEKDTGASCQAFYTGCSLPVPAQ
- a CDS encoding GlxA family transcriptional regulator — encoded protein: MPPPTPHRVAVLAFDGLVAGDLSIPCEIFQLAETLDGRRPYAVQVHARKPRVRTHAYDLHIRHRLDAARGADTLVIPGLADPADSVPDDILDVVRHAHARGARIASICTGAFVLAASGILDGLKATTHWKAAALLARRYPAIDVNPNVLFVDNGQILTSAGAAAGMDLCLHMIKRDHGAAVAANSARLAVVPLERAGGQAQFIVRPTPASHTDLTPLLHWIEHRLAENLTVAALAAQAAVSVRTLNRRFQELLGVSPLQWVIQARVNRARGMLETTDLPVERVAMEVGFGSAVSLREHFTGIVGTSPMGYRRAFRRAA
- a CDS encoding DUF3817 domain-containing protein; protein product: MPPKDADASTPALFKWAAMLEGVTLLALLGVAVPLKHLAGMPQGVSWVGPVHGVAFMVYIALACNVASAQGWPRQRLVWTLVATLVPFGGFVIARSLRRAREA
- a CDS encoding LysE family translocator — encoded protein: MLDPATLVLFGGACVALAMTPGPDMLLIASRSAAQGRAAGFASLAGIQAGTYCHALLAAFGLSQLFVAVPMAYDVVRFAGALYLLYLAVRTFRSRPVSHMPDAGRARSPVREVFLQGLLTNLLNPKMALFVLALFPQFVRPQDGSVALQILVLATILNVIGLFINGAVILAAHQLSRRWAGRQRVSRWPQYVLGSVFLALALRLATASRN